The following are encoded in a window of Ktedonobacterales bacterium genomic DNA:
- the secE gene encoding preprotein translocase subunit SecE — MANKTIDRKKAVPARSQAAKVSPKGASGKATRPGGNNAGKPSDPKQEKASRAGAEVLEVEEVEPEALEADEEAEVDEEAVDEADEVDETDEADEADEEEFVEEEEEVVEEEPAKSRFAKSKNERDLVASPQDYSISRSTKSRLPTFPGSQFLYSSYRELRLVTWPSRRDTWNWSLVVVGVCVAVAIVLGAADLGLSRFVTWWLSLAH; from the coding sequence ATGGCGAACAAGACCATAGATAGAAAGAAAGCCGTGCCCGCGCGCTCGCAGGCTGCAAAAGTCAGCCCAAAAGGGGCGAGCGGCAAAGCCACCCGACCCGGCGGTAACAATGCAGGCAAGCCATCTGATCCAAAACAGGAAAAGGCGTCGCGTGCAGGCGCGGAGGTTTTGGAAGTCGAGGAAGTAGAACCCGAAGCGCTTGAGGCCGATGAAGAAGCAGAGGTGGATGAGGAAGCGGTTGACGAGGCAGACGAGGTTGATGAGACAGATGAAGCTGATGAAGCTGATGAGGAAGAGTTCGTTGAGGAAGAAGAGGAAGTCGTAGAGGAGGAGCCAGCCAAGAGCCGCTTTGCCAAATCCAAGAATGAGCGCGATCTGGTGGCGAGTCCTCAGGATTATAGCATCAGCAGATCGACCAAATCGCGCCTGCCAACCTTCCCCGGCTCTCAGTTCTTGTACTCATCCTACCGGGAACTGCGGCTCGTCACCTGGCCGAGTCGGCGCGATACCTGGAACTGGTCGCTGGTGGTCGTCGGTGTTTGTGTTGCGGTAGCCATTGTGCTGGGCGCGGCTGACCTGGGACTGTCGCGCTTTGTGACATGGTGGCTTTCGCTCGCGCACTAG
- the rpmG gene encoding 50S ribosomal protein L33, whose protein sequence is MAAKGKENRIVITLACTVCKERNYVSSKNKKNDPERLELRKFCRRCRTQTAHRETK, encoded by the coding sequence ATGGCAGCAAAAGGCAAAGAAAATCGCATTGTGATTACGCTCGCCTGTACGGTATGCAAAGAGCGCAATTATGTCAGCAGCAAGAATAAGAAGAACGACCCGGAGCGGTTGGAGTTGCGCAAGTTCTGCCGACGTTGCCGTACCCAGACAGCGCATCGTGAGACGAAATAG